A genome region from Gadus chalcogrammus isolate NIFS_2021 chromosome 7, NIFS_Gcha_1.0, whole genome shotgun sequence includes the following:
- the LOC130386602 gene encoding uncharacterized protein LOC130386602 has protein sequence MYAVVHFTESNEVEVVPCLWLSLDGKVSFWPPYKDTKRTKVAVIQSAMPDETWGEFFVEVVKTFANYDAARMNLKKAQTRSTLTSDDEGGKRRRIPSSKLKEIVPADEGEKHTRAKKKEKKGVLHKPLLSPPAFRASQQDIHKVAAHTSAALEQASAQISGNIQSQFERDHALLRAVEELKALVRQNNLLLQALTRQKTTAAAAADTLSEEFKFPMNCEEDLQRVEDLLREKSQEKALAAHLSALGGCNPGDAVRRILRHILTNHFALKFNWLGRGGKKLAFASYKVCNAVRGASASQNISASDCEAVIKNWLKCSGDRSGGRKRRESRVHEGPQQFSLPPPAPSPSPVMDDTTSSDSDDDCSGLE, from the exons ATGTATGCGGTAGTTCATTTTACCGAGTCAAACGAGGTGGAGGTTGTGCCTTGCTTGTGGCTAAGTTTGGACGGCAAGGTGTCTTTTTGGCCACCGTATAAAGACACCAAGCGGACGAAAGTTGCAGTCATCCAAAGCGCTATGCCAGATGAGACCTGGGGAGAGTtttttgtggaggtggtgaAAACCTTTG CCAATTATGATGCAGCGCGTATGAACCTGAAAAAAGCCCAAACCAGGAGCACCCTGACATCAGATGATGAAGGGGGTAAAAGAAGGAGAAT CCCTTCCTCAAAGCTGAAAGAAATTGTGCCTGCAGATGAGGGGGAGAAGCATACAAG GgctaagaaaaaagaaaaaaaaggagtcCTCCACAAGCCCCTGCTTTCCCCACCTGCTTTTAGAGCATCACAGCAGGACATACATAAAG TTGCTGCCCACACATCAGCTGCTCTTGAACAGGCCTCTGCCCAGATCTCTGGCAACATTCAAAGTCAATTCG AACGGGATCATGCACTCCTGCGTGCTGTGGAGGAGTTGAAGGCCTTGGTGAGGCAgaacaacctcctcctccaggcccttACTAGGCAAAaaactacagcagcagcagcagcagacactCTATCTGAGGAATTTAAGTTCCCAATGAACTGCGAGGAAGACCTTCAAAGGGTGGAGGATCTTCTGAGGgagaaatcccaggaaaaggcCCTG GCAGCACACCTTAGTGCGCTTGGGGGCTGCAATCCTGGGGACGCGGTTCGAAGAATCCTTCGCCACATCCTCACCAACCACTTCGCGCTGAAATTCAACTGGCTTGGCAGAGGAGGGAAGAAGCTGGCTTTTGCCTCCTACAAGGTGTGCAATGCAGTAAGAg GTGCATCGGCTAGCCAGAACATTTCGGCCAGCGACTGCGAGGCAGTTATTAAAAACTGGCTGAAGTGCAGCGGTGACCGGAGtggaggaagaaagaggagagaaagcAGAGTGCATGAAG GTCCCCAGCAGTTCAGTCTTCCTCCTCCGGCTCCGAGTCCTTCCCCGGTCATGGATGATACAACTAGCAGCGACAGTGACGACGACTGCAGCGGCCTGGAGTGA